In the genome of Paramisgurnus dabryanus chromosome 16, PD_genome_1.1, whole genome shotgun sequence, the window CCTGCTGGTGTTGATAAAGACTGCAGTTTTCTTCATCTTGCTGAAAAAAGTTTGGTCACAAAGTCCCTGAGTTTTAGGTGTCAAAGAGCAGGACACAATCACAAAATCACTCTCACTTAACAGTGAGTCCAATGGCACTGAGAGAAATAGGAGGGGAGAGATCAGAGAAATGGTCCTGATGCAGGTTTTACATCTTTCATTTACAACAACCCTTGAAAAACCTTCAAactattttctttatttctttccaTTCTTACCGTATTCCCCCTCAACCTCTTGGGCCTGGGGTTTAGGTTGTCTGCCTGTGTACAGCAATCTCTTCACTCCAAAGGGCTTCAGTCGTCTTGCAATCGCCAGACCTACAAATTATAAACACATCCATCACACTGAACTGTCAGTACccttaataaaaaacagaaacCTAGAGGTTCAAGAGTTTGCATTAACTTGTAATCgatagggaatgagataaagcatatttggcgtgctgtccgaggagagggctAGGAGCTCGGAATTTTAGAGCTAACCCAAAGGCTTCCCCCTCTTTAACTGGGATAGATGAAATTAGATGAGAGTGAGGTgttggggtggaggagggatgctgcaaaaatctgtcacgggacagaggtgagggattgctatttataggcacctctttgcactgattggttggatcacatgaccatgctccttccaaacttagttaaataaacttcattaagTGGAATTTACAATTAATGTCAACAACAAAAATTAAGTGAGGTTTTATCTTAAGAACTGCTAATGGGTTTAATGGCGTGTTTGCATAATACATGTAAATGATTTTGCGAACAAGTAAAACAACAGATGGTGCGATAGAAGTAACAGATGATGCATAGGTGGTTATTTATGGTATAGAGAGATAAAATAAATGGCAAAAATCACATAGTTGAATTATTTCCTGAAGACACTTGAACTTTTAAACATTGGCATTACTTTACCTATACGTCCTAATCCAATCACCCCGACAGTGCTGTCAGACAGCCCATAGCCACACAACCACAAAGGCTTCCATGTGCTCCATCCACCACTATTAAGACAGAATGACAAATGATAGAGCAATACAGATGAGAAAACCCACTTTATTTCCCTTCTAAGGAAATAGTTCAAATActaaattatttacacaaaaCATTTGAGTAGCTTTGTTTGAAATTGTAAAACTGGATTAAAGAGCAAAAGGCCTTTGGATCTATTTAAAACCGAGCAATGATGTATGGCAGAAGATGCAGTAGAAAAGGTGCAAGATTTACTTTTTGACTTCCTCTACACCTTCTGGAAGACGTCGAGCTGTAGCCAAGAGCAAAGCTACGGTCAGCTCAGCAGTAGCATCTGTCAAAACGTCAGGAGTGTAACCTACTCTTATTCCTCTAGGACAAAGAAAGATGGACATCATCATTGCTTTGTGTATGAACGTCCATACTGTGATCAATCATATTGGATCTCAACATTTTCCTTCTAAATGATTAGGACATCACTGGCAAGAAGCAATAAAGGCTGATCTAATGTTTTATTAGCATCGACTTATCAACACCTATTATTAAAGTGATCCAGAAAAGCAAATAAAGGCGTATTAAATCACCTTTTCTTTATTTCGTCTATGGCAAGGTGGTCAAATCCAACAGAGAGAGTGCTGATCACTTTCAAGTTGGGTCCTGAGCAACACAGTATAGACGGCACATAAAACAATCACATGGACTTTAACCTGCACTTGTAGGCACACAGTAAATTTAGAGCTGCATATATTTCATAGTATTATAcaacattgttttatttttggggGCGGTTTATAGACAAATAGGTTTGACATAACCAGAGATTTGTTTTACCAGCCGCATCCAGGACCTCGGTATCGATTTTGTCTGAGAGTAAACAGAGAAGCCCATGAGCACCTGCCACACCTTTCAGCAGCTCTGCCCGGGGCACGGGTTCATCAGAGTCCCACAATGACAAATTACACCTACAAACAACAGAGAAAACCactgtttatatatataaaactatgTTTGCTTTTGTAGTTTGCAATAATTGTAAGTGctacatttaataaattacagtagaaaaaacacttttttacatttaggcatcatacaataaaatattttttgctattaTATATCTCCATTTTGGCAAGAAATAAGGCTCATTACATAACATGTGattgtttcattttatga includes:
- the grhpra gene encoding glyoxylate reductase/hydroxypyruvate reductase translates to MSAQQMMKVFVTRRIPQEGMKILQKAGGMCNLSLWDSDEPVPRAELLKGVAGAHGLLCLLSDKIDTEVLDAAGPNLKVISTLSVGFDHLAIDEIKKRGIRVGYTPDVLTDATAELTVALLLATARRLPEGVEEVKNGGWSTWKPLWLCGYGLSDSTVGVIGLGRIGLAIARRLKPFGVKRLLYTGRQPKPQAQEVEGEYVPLDSLLSESDFVIVSCSLTPKTQGLCDQTFFSKMKKTAVFINTSRGAVVNQEDLFKALSSGEIAAAGLDVTSPEPLPTDHPLLTLKNCVVLPHIGSATYSTRGVMAELSANNLLAGLTGTEMPSELKL